In Hyphomicrobiaceae bacterium, the following are encoded in one genomic region:
- a CDS encoding peroxiredoxin, with the protein MTIKVGDRLPAAKFMTMGPEGPVAKTTDELFKGKKVALFAVPGAFTPTCHKAHLPGFVDRVGELKAKGVDTVACAAVNDVFVMDEWAKATGSDGKILMLTDDGASFTKAIGLDIDLSGAGIGLGVRSKRYAMMVEDGVVKVLNVDDSPPVHDKSSAETLCSMIDRSL; encoded by the coding sequence TAAAGTCGGAGACCGGCTTCCGGCCGCGAAATTCATGACGATGGGACCCGAGGGCCCCGTTGCTAAAACGACGGATGAACTATTCAAAGGCAAGAAGGTTGCGTTGTTCGCCGTGCCTGGCGCTTTTACGCCAACATGCCACAAGGCCCATCTGCCAGGTTTTGTCGATCGCGTCGGCGAACTGAAGGCCAAGGGCGTTGATACCGTTGCTTGTGCGGCGGTAAACGATGTCTTCGTGATGGACGAATGGGCCAAGGCCACCGGCAGCGATGGCAAGATCCTGATGCTGACGGATGATGGAGCGTCATTCACCAAGGCCATCGGGCTCGATATCGATTTGTCGGGAGCTGGTATCGGACTCGGCGTGCGTTCAAAGCGCTATGCGATGATGGTCGAGGATGGCGTCGTCAAGGTGTTGAACGTCGATGATAGTCCGCCAGTCCATGATAAATCGAGTGCCGAGACTTTATGCTCGATGATCGACCGATCGCTCTAA